GACGGAGCGTCTTCGGGATGTTCAGGACGATCTTGAGGTCCGGCCGGCGCCACAGGACGCCGTTGGCAGCGATGATATCCTCAGCACGGGTGACGGTCGGGACGCCGTACTTCGCGACGCCGAGGACCTTTGCGCGGTCCGGCGTCAGGGCGAAGAACTCGTTGCTGCCGGTGGCCGTTCCTCGGGTCACCCTGAAGAGGTCGCCGATGGTCGGTCCGTGGTCGTCCACAGCGTGTGGATTGCGTGCAGCGTGTGTCCATCCCCGCGCCGCTTCCAGCCGCTCGCGGGCGATCACGACGCCGCCTTCGCCGGCCAGGTGCCGCGGCACCTCGGCCACAGGCACCCCCAGGGCGATGCGTTTGGGCGTGTCGTGCTGACCGATCACGAATTGCGTGAGTGCAGCCGTCGTCTTGACCGCGGTGAACGTGAACGTCTTCGGTTCGATCACCGTCACGCCGGTGCCCCCCAGGCCGTTCAGGAATAACTCGCGCACGAGCCCTCCGGTGCGGTTGTCTAGCCATTCGGCGCTGGTAACGTAGCAGCCGACATCCCCGCCTAGCGCCAGCGTCTTCGTCTTCGCGAAGAAGAGGAGGTGAAGGCCCGCGTTCAGGTTGGAGTGATGTTCGGTTTCGAGCGCGACTTCCAGGCCGCGCTCCTTCGCGCGGCGGCTGACCTCGTGGTGGCGCACGAAGGGCGGATTGCCCAGCCAACCGACCCGCATCTGACCGGTGCGCGGGATCATGTCGCGGCTCATGGTGAGGAAGTCGGCGTGCCGCACCGTCCAGCGCTCTGGAGCCAGGGTCGCGAGGACCGCCCGGGCGACGAGCGTTGCCGCCGGGTTCTTGTCGATTGCCAGAACTGCTGTCCCCGGCGAGCGTCGCGCGACGGCCGCTGCAAAGCGCCCGCTGCCGCAACCGGGATCGATCACCAGTTCCGGATGTTGCTCCAGCATCCAGGTCACCATCGGCTCGACGAGCGCGGTCGGGGTGTAGAACATGCCGGTCGACCGGCGCTTCGAGCGGTCGTGCAGGCGCTGCAGCGCCTCGCCGAGCGGGTCTTCGCCGGCGCGGATGGCGGACGCCAGGTCCTCGACGATGGCTCGAGGCAGAGCGGGGCGCAGCATCGCCCACCTCACGAGACGGTTCTCGCCGCTTGTGCGGCGGCCGCCGCAGCGGGACTTCGCCCCGAGATCGATGGCGGCGCGAACGACGTCGACGACGTCGTTGAAGACCGCTGCGGACGCCTCGACGATCCTCACCACTCCTCCATCCTACGCGCTACTGTGCTATCTGGGTGGCACCCTGATCAACGCCTTTCGTTCGTCCTGTGCGAACCGGAGGCTTCTTGGTGCCGCGAGCGGACTGGATCATTAATTTGGATCGGTGCGCGTCAAGCGACCCACCCGCGCACTTCATCTCGCGCTGTCCGCGTCCTTCGGTGCTGCGACCGAGGCCGTGTCAGCCGACTCGGGTCATCGGATAGCCATCATCGCTTTGAAGCGGCGTTCGGGAATTCTGGGGGCGCCTTGAACGCGACCCGCGCCCATGACGCGGTGCACGGTGATCGCCGTCTCTTTGGTCCCAGAGATGTTCTTCAACTCGGGATTCCGCTGCTTCCCGAGCGCGATCAAACGTTCTTCGAGGGCGAAGATGGCAGTCTCGTTCGGCCGGCCGCGACCGCGGTCAAGCGTCACGAAGTACATTACCGGCGTACCCTTGAGCGTATCCAACAGCACGTCGTTGTACTTTCCGATCTTGTGCTGCTGGAAGCACTCGCCCTCGAACGAGGCAGTCGTGCGGCCGACGTAGTGCGGGATTGTGCCGCGCCCGCTCCGGATACCGAACACGTAGCACCCGATGCGCTCGTCGCAGCCAGCAACCTCCCAAAACTCGTCGAGTGCCCTGGAGTCGACGTGTCTCGCACCGGTGCGCCCCACGCGGGTGGGAATCTCGAATGGACCCGTCACGGTAAAAGATGCCACGAGTGCCGATACGCCGGCCACCACTTGCGTCCTTGGCCGTCTGCGTGTCCTGCACCGTACAAACTCGTTCTGCGCAAGACTATTTTGGGGGCCGAGACGGGCATGATCCGCGATCCGCCCGCCCGACGGCCGGAAAAACACACCGCCCCGCGACCAACGGACTAAACCCAATCGGTCGCGGGGCTCCGGATGCACAGCCGCGAGGTCCGGGCGAGGTCCTCGACGTCATAGACCTGCTGCTGGGATCGCCGCAAGCTGTTACCAGATCTGGTGGACTCCGCCGCGGGGGGAATATGCGGCGCACGATCACCGGTCTCCGCGCCCTCGGCGAGCGCGCGTCGCCATGTCTGCTTCCTCGCCCCGGAAGCGCGGAGGAAGTTCAGCGTGATACGTCGCGATCAGGATCGTAACACGCCGCCGGCAAGTTGCAGCAACAGCCGCTTGGGTCAGGCCTGCGGATGACACATTAG
The window above is part of the Candidatus Sulfotelmatobacter sp. genome. Proteins encoded here:
- a CDS encoding methyltransferase, which translates into the protein MRIVEASAAVFNDVVDVVRAAIDLGAKSRCGGRRTSGENRLVRWAMLRPALPRAIVEDLASAIRAGEDPLGEALQRLHDRSKRRSTGMFYTPTALVEPMVTWMLEQHPELVIDPGCGSGRFAAAVARRSPGTAVLAIDKNPAATLVARAVLATLAPERWTVRHADFLTMSRDMIPRTGQMRVGWLGNPPFVRHHEVSRRAKERGLEVALETEHHSNLNAGLHLLFFAKTKTLALGGDVGCYVTSAEWLDNRTGGLVRELFLNGLGGTGVTVIEPKTFTFTAVKTTAALTQFVIGQHDTPKRIALGVPVAEVPRHLAGEGGVVIARERLEAARGWTHAARNPHAVDDHGPTIGDLFRVTRGTATGSNEFFALTPDRAKVLGVAKYGVPTVTRAEDIIAANGVLWRRPDLKIVLNIPKTLRRQDDPALDAYLKTGERSDEQGLVVSAGSNAQKRNPWWVLNVARPPIVATYMARRPPAFARNPDQLGILNIAIGLTPKVPMSEEQMRTAVDALNAAAPTYEGHAVTYFGDLKKFEPRTLASLPLPASLCAFLPATTTK